A genomic stretch from Telmatocola sphagniphila includes:
- a CDS encoding transglutaminase domain-containing protein — MRPLFLCCLLLLSPAIASAKQEPWWSEDVNEALAQAGGNRPELEMALNKVPKDQRKGMGFLVANMPSKDLTTLKAKFLLENVALAYEARNKWEWAKKVPEELFLNDVLPYASITEKREDWRKEMMATCEPLVKEAKTLTDAVQALNMQLFKKLNVKYSTQRKKADQSPSESISTGLASCSGLSILLVDGCRSVGIPARIVGIPQWANKPGNHTWVEVWDKGWHFTGACEADPQGLDRGWFIGDAALAKKDSKMSAIYASSFKKTKTTFPMIWSPSNKDVFAENVTERYTTKSLDPTKTRVMIRVWQENPKKRAATPVTLTDLSDGKNILKGISKDEKADTNDLLTFDLPHGHEYRILAGETGAVEATIKTEKKDQLIVDLTLKDVGNVDAPKLSAEQIQQIEKAAQTYFAANEKDRKATKFDSSLNALLSSNEAAVRAAVWKAYQTSPIQDGLKADHEKKIVTHDKYQSAYTVKTVGKKPANGWGLFIAMHGGGNAPKSLNDSQWKTMQIYYKDQPDLGGYLYVALRAPNDTWNGFYDDYVCPLIVNLIKQFTLFEEVDPDKVFIMGYSHGGYGAFYLGPKMPDRFAAIHASAAAPTDGTISAKNLRNTRFTYMIGGLDTAYGRRERCEKFAAEIEALKKANPGDYSVEMELKEGRPHSGLPDRDKIKDMISYTRKPSPKHLTWEMKDSFLHDHYWLYVEKPANEEFIDAKIESGKIVVTAKGVKEFSILLDSRLVTLKDSIEVEVNGKTTSYPTKPSLEVLCRTMAMRGDPQLAGTVELKIAVP, encoded by the coding sequence ATGAGACCGCTATTTCTCTGCTGCCTCCTACTGTTGAGCCCGGCCATTGCCAGTGCAAAACAAGAACCCTGGTGGAGCGAAGATGTCAATGAAGCGCTCGCCCAGGCGGGCGGTAACCGACCTGAACTCGAAATGGCCCTTAACAAAGTGCCTAAGGATCAGCGTAAAGGCATGGGCTTTCTGGTCGCAAACATGCCGAGCAAAGACCTGACCACTCTCAAAGCCAAGTTCCTTCTGGAAAACGTTGCGTTGGCCTATGAGGCTCGGAACAAATGGGAATGGGCCAAGAAAGTTCCCGAAGAGCTCTTCCTGAATGACGTGCTCCCCTACGCCAGCATCACCGAAAAGCGCGAAGATTGGCGTAAGGAGATGATGGCCACCTGCGAACCGCTGGTGAAAGAAGCCAAAACGCTAACGGATGCCGTTCAGGCTTTGAATATGCAGTTGTTCAAAAAACTGAACGTCAAGTATTCGACGCAGCGTAAGAAGGCCGATCAGAGCCCCAGCGAAAGCATTTCGACTGGCTTGGCCTCCTGCTCCGGTTTATCCATTCTGCTCGTGGACGGGTGCCGCAGCGTTGGAATTCCTGCCCGAATCGTCGGCATCCCTCAGTGGGCCAACAAACCGGGCAACCACACCTGGGTCGAAGTCTGGGACAAGGGTTGGCACTTCACCGGCGCCTGCGAAGCCGATCCACAGGGGCTCGATCGCGGCTGGTTCATCGGCGATGCCGCTCTCGCCAAAAAAGATTCGAAGATGAGCGCCATTTACGCTTCCAGTTTCAAGAAGACCAAAACCACCTTCCCGATGATCTGGTCTCCCTCGAACAAGGATGTCTTCGCGGAAAACGTCACCGAGCGCTACACCACCAAGTCGCTGGATCCCACCAAAACTCGCGTGATGATTCGCGTCTGGCAGGAGAATCCCAAAAAGCGAGCGGCCACTCCCGTAACGCTGACCGATTTGTCCGATGGTAAGAATATTCTGAAAGGGATTTCGAAAGACGAGAAGGCCGACACCAACGATCTGCTGACCTTCGATCTCCCGCACGGTCATGAGTACCGCATCCTAGCGGGCGAAACCGGCGCGGTGGAAGCAACGATCAAGACCGAGAAGAAAGATCAGCTGATCGTAGATCTGACTTTAAAAGACGTAGGAAACGTTGACGCCCCCAAACTCTCGGCAGAGCAGATTCAACAGATCGAGAAGGCCGCACAAACTTACTTCGCGGCGAATGAAAAAGACCGAAAAGCCACGAAGTTCGATAGTTCGCTCAATGCACTACTGTCGAGCAATGAAGCGGCCGTGCGGGCAGCCGTCTGGAAAGCGTATCAGACTTCGCCAATTCAGGACGGCCTGAAGGCGGATCATGAAAAGAAAATTGTTACTCACGACAAATATCAAAGCGCCTACACGGTGAAGACCGTGGGTAAGAAACCGGCGAACGGCTGGGGACTGTTTATTGCCATGCACGGCGGCGGCAACGCTCCCAAATCACTGAACGATAGCCAGTGGAAAACGATGCAAATCTATTACAAGGACCAGCCCGATCTGGGCGGTTATCTCTATGTAGCTTTGCGGGCGCCTAACGACACCTGGAACGGCTTCTACGACGATTATGTCTGCCCGCTGATCGTCAATCTCATCAAACAATTCACGCTTTTCGAAGAAGTCGATCCCGACAAAGTATTCATCATGGGCTATTCCCACGGCGGTTACGGAGCCTTCTACCTCGGGCCCAAGATGCCCGATCGCTTTGCCGCTATTCATGCCAGTGCGGCCGCGCCTACCGACGGCACCATCTCGGCCAAGAACCTGAGGAATACCCGATTCACCTATATGATCGGCGGGTTGGATACGGCTTACGGCCGGCGCGAACGCTGCGAAAAATTCGCGGCGGAAATCGAAGCTTTGAAGAAAGCCAACCCCGGCGACTACTCGGTGGAAATGGAACTGAAGGAAGGACGGCCGCACTCGGGCCTGCCCGATCGCGACAAGATCAAAGACATGATCTCCTATACTCGCAAACCGTCTCCCAAACATTTGACCTGGGAGATGAAAGATTCCTTCCTGCACGACCACTACTGGCTCTACGTCGAGAAACCGGCGAATGAAGAATTCATCGACGCCAAGATCGAGTCGGGAAAGATTGTGGTCACTGCCAAAGGAGTAAAGGAATTTTCGATCCTGCTCGATAGCCGACTGGTGACTCTGAAGGATTCCATTGAAGTGGAAGTGAATGGAAAAACGACTTCCTATCCGACCAAGCCTTCTCTGGAAGTGCTCTGTCGGACTATGGCGATGCGCGGCGATCCGCAGCTCGCAGGCACAGTGGAATTGAAAATTGCGGTGCCGTAG
- a CDS encoding DinB family protein, which translates to MILDTFRSQILFARSYTIRILDKIPESLWFQMPQPAVTHVAWQVGHLAMAQYRLGVERIRGIKPEDASIISDEFIGLFRIQTVPQAESQIYPSPSEIRKVFDAVHQLVLSEIPTYASVDLTQPPVTPHSICKTKSDILVWCSHHEFLHAGQIGLLRRLFGEAPIW; encoded by the coding sequence ATGATTCTGGACACTTTTCGCTCACAAATCCTTTTCGCCCGCTCCTACACGATTCGAATCCTCGACAAAATTCCGGAATCTCTTTGGTTCCAGATGCCTCAACCGGCCGTGACGCACGTCGCCTGGCAAGTCGGCCATTTGGCCATGGCTCAGTACCGCCTGGGGGTTGAGCGTATTCGGGGCATAAAACCGGAAGATGCGTCGATCATTTCCGATGAATTTATCGGACTTTTTCGCATTCAAACGGTACCTCAGGCGGAATCCCAGATTTATCCTTCGCCGTCCGAGATTCGCAAGGTTTTCGACGCAGTCCATCAATTGGTACTGAGCGAAATTCCGACCTACGCTTCGGTCGATCTGACTCAACCACCGGTGACGCCGCATTCCATCTGTAAAACCAAGTCGGATATTCTCGTGTGGTGCTCGCACCACGAATTTCTCCACGCCGGTCAAATCGGTCTTTTGCGCAGGCTCTTCGGTGAAGCTCCAATTTGGTAG
- a CDS encoding citrate synthase, translating into MSQIEIPPGLADVPVAKSAISFIDGHRAILSYRGIPVEVLAKESHYEETAWLLLKGELPTQRELADFTQELKERRNIKYRLKDLLKSLPEGAHPMVALQTSVAALGGYYPCKSVSDAASNWEASLRLIASMPTLVAAFARLRHGDDAIDPNPDLDHAGNFYYMLTGKEPSPAVRKVLDACLILHAEHNMNASTFSTRVTSSTLSSPYAAISAAVGTLSGPLHGGANEEVVEMLDQIGPVSNVKTWLDKKRAENPSFKVMGMGHRVYKVKDPRATVLQDLAEHAFSETGKPLKYEVAQALEKLCEGIYGVKGVYPNVDFYSGVVYQSLGIPTDIFTPIFAIARVSGWLAHWLEQLQGNRIYRPEQTYVGKTDVAYVPLEKRP; encoded by the coding sequence ATGAGTCAAATTGAAATTCCACCAGGGCTCGCCGACGTCCCCGTCGCAAAATCCGCCATCAGCTTCATCGATGGCCATCGAGCGATTTTGTCTTATCGGGGCATTCCTGTCGAAGTCCTGGCGAAAGAAAGCCACTACGAGGAGACGGCCTGGCTTCTGCTCAAAGGCGAACTGCCTACCCAGCGCGAGCTGGCCGATTTCACCCAGGAATTGAAAGAACGCCGGAATATCAAATACCGGCTCAAGGACCTCCTCAAGAGCTTGCCCGAAGGCGCTCACCCGATGGTGGCCCTGCAAACTTCGGTCGCCGCACTCGGAGGGTACTATCCCTGTAAGTCGGTTTCCGATGCGGCCAGCAACTGGGAAGCTTCTTTACGACTGATCGCCAGCATGCCGACGCTGGTGGCCGCCTTCGCCCGGCTCCGACACGGCGATGATGCCATCGATCCCAATCCGGATCTGGATCACGCGGGAAACTTCTATTACATGCTGACCGGGAAGGAACCTTCACCGGCCGTTCGCAAAGTGCTCGATGCCTGCCTGATCCTGCACGCCGAGCATAACATGAACGCCTCGACGTTCTCGACGCGAGTAACGTCCTCGACTCTTTCGAGCCCGTACGCCGCGATTAGTGCGGCTGTCGGTACGCTTTCAGGGCCTCTGCACGGCGGAGCGAACGAAGAAGTCGTCGAAATGCTGGATCAAATCGGGCCGGTTTCCAATGTGAAGACCTGGCTGGATAAAAAGCGTGCCGAAAACCCCTCGTTCAAAGTCATGGGGATGGGCCACCGCGTCTACAAGGTTAAGGATCCCCGCGCGACCGTATTGCAGGATCTGGCCGAGCACGCTTTCAGCGAAACCGGCAAGCCCCTGAAATACGAAGTGGCCCAGGCTCTCGAGAAATTGTGCGAAGGAATTTACGGCGTAAAGGGAGTTTACCCGAACGTCGACTTCTATTCCGGTGTCGTTTATCAGTCGCTGGGTATTCCGACCGATATCTTCACCCCGATTTTCGCCATCGCACGCGTGTCCGGCTGGCTGGCCCACTGGCTCGAACAATTGCAGGGGAACCGAATCTATCGACCGGAACAAACCTACGTCGGCAAAACCGATGTTGCTTATGTTCCGCTCGAAAAGAGGCCGTAA
- the serS gene encoding serine--tRNA ligase, with product MLEASFIRDNLAAVKANCENRAVTVDVDQIVKLDEDRRSLASKTQAIQQRQNELSKQIPQTKEKAAKDALIAEGKSLREQVANLDAQLKQAEADLKAALLQVPNMTHPEAPVGKTPADNKVVKKWGEPKKFEFVPKDHVALAEALDLVDFEAGANVSGQKFYFLKNEAVLLELALVQYAMQTLIKEGYTPIITPDLARVEVLEGIGFMPRDPNPETRQVYTIADSDLCLIATAEITLGGMLRDQILDEATLPKKYVGLSHCFRTEAGAPGRDTKGLYRVHQFTKVEMFAFSTPEQSESIHQEILRIEEKIFQGLGIPYHVLDTCTGDLGGPAYRKYDLEAWMPCRGELKDGKPTGDYGEVTSTSNCTDFQARRLNIRSKKTGEKGTRVVHTLNGTAVAVTRAIVAILENYQQADGTVVVPEVLRPWVGKDLITKK from the coding sequence ATGCTCGAAGCGTCTTTCATTCGGGATAATCTCGCGGCCGTGAAGGCCAACTGCGAAAACCGCGCCGTGACGGTGGATGTCGATCAAATCGTCAAGTTGGACGAGGATCGACGCTCACTGGCCTCGAAGACCCAGGCGATTCAGCAACGCCAGAATGAACTCTCCAAGCAGATTCCACAAACCAAAGAAAAAGCGGCCAAGGATGCCTTGATCGCCGAGGGGAAATCCCTGCGGGAGCAGGTGGCCAATCTCGACGCCCAACTGAAGCAGGCCGAGGCCGATCTGAAAGCGGCTCTGCTTCAAGTGCCGAACATGACGCACCCGGAAGCTCCGGTGGGCAAAACCCCGGCCGATAACAAGGTCGTGAAGAAATGGGGAGAACCGAAAAAGTTCGAGTTCGTTCCCAAGGACCACGTTGCCCTGGCGGAAGCTCTGGACTTGGTGGATTTCGAGGCCGGGGCCAACGTCTCGGGCCAGAAGTTCTACTTCCTGAAGAATGAAGCGGTACTGCTGGAACTGGCACTGGTGCAGTACGCCATGCAGACCCTCATCAAGGAAGGTTACACGCCGATCATCACGCCCGACTTGGCCCGCGTCGAGGTCTTGGAAGGCATCGGCTTTATGCCACGCGACCCGAATCCGGAAACTCGTCAGGTCTATACCATCGCCGACAGCGACTTATGCCTGATTGCCACGGCCGAGATCACGCTCGGGGGGATGCTGCGAGATCAGATTCTCGACGAAGCCACGCTACCGAAGAAATATGTCGGCCTATCGCACTGCTTCCGCACCGAAGCCGGGGCTCCAGGCCGCGATACTAAGGGACTCTATCGGGTTCACCAGTTCACCAAAGTCGAGATGTTCGCATTTAGCACTCCCGAGCAAAGCGAGTCGATTCACCAGGAAATCCTTCGTATTGAAGAGAAAATCTTCCAGGGACTCGGGATTCCCTACCACGTTCTGGACACCTGCACGGGCGATCTGGGTGGCCCGGCCTATCGCAAATATGACTTGGAAGCCTGGATGCCGTGCCGCGGCGAGTTGAAAGACGGCAAACCGACGGGAGATTACGGGGAAGTGACCTCGACTTCCAACTGTACCGATTTCCAGGCCCGTCGATTGAACATTCGCAGCAAGAAGACCGGCGAAAAGGGCACCCGAGTCGTGCACACTCTGAATGGCACGGCCGTGGCGGTCACCCGGGCGATTGTCGCTATTCTGGAAAACTACCAGCAGGCCGATGGAACCGTAGTAGTTCCGGAGGTGCTTCGTCCCTGGGTGGGTAAAGACCTGATCACGAAAAAATAA
- a CDS encoding sugar-binding protein, translating to MLRLSLCFLALVLMFLGVVLCDAPLSIPPDNIDPKGYVAYRAKKPIVIDGKLDDEAWKDAPWSDEFQDIEGTSKPKPRYKTRMKMLWDDDYLYIAAEIEDPHVWATLKQHDSVIFQDNDFEVFLSPDGDSHNYAEMEMNAFNTTWDLLLTKPYKDGGKALNGWDVIGLKTGVHVNGTINDSRDRDKGWTVEIAWPMTGLKELSRVPVPPRDGDQWRINFSRVEWDINIVDGKYEKVKGKPENNWVWSPQGVIDMHRPERWGYVQFSTAAPGTIKFKPDAALPTKNALHRIYYAQREYYAKHQKYAASLEELGVKLPEGITQKPKFEITTNGYEIHLLQPGTPEKTWTITQDARIWASK from the coding sequence ATGCTGCGACTGTCTCTCTGCTTCCTGGCCTTAGTCCTGATGTTTTTGGGCGTCGTGCTGTGCGATGCACCGCTGTCGATCCCTCCCGACAACATCGACCCAAAAGGTTATGTGGCCTACCGGGCCAAGAAGCCGATTGTCATCGATGGCAAACTGGACGATGAAGCCTGGAAAGATGCACCTTGGAGCGACGAATTTCAGGATATCGAAGGCACATCCAAACCGAAACCGCGTTATAAAACCCGCATGAAAATGCTTTGGGATGACGACTATCTTTACATCGCGGCGGAAATTGAAGATCCGCACGTCTGGGCCACACTCAAGCAGCACGATTCAGTGATTTTCCAGGATAACGATTTCGAAGTCTTCCTCAGTCCCGACGGCGACAGCCACAACTACGCCGAGATGGAAATGAACGCCTTTAACACCACCTGGGATTTGCTTTTAACCAAGCCGTACAAAGATGGCGGCAAGGCACTCAACGGCTGGGATGTCATCGGCCTGAAAACCGGCGTGCATGTGAATGGTACGATCAATGATTCCCGCGATCGGGATAAAGGTTGGACCGTCGAAATTGCCTGGCCGATGACGGGCCTCAAGGAATTAAGCCGGGTTCCCGTACCGCCGCGCGATGGCGATCAGTGGCGGATTAATTTCTCCCGGGTGGAGTGGGATATCAACATCGTCGATGGCAAATACGAAAAAGTGAAAGGCAAGCCGGAGAATAACTGGGTCTGGTCACCTCAAGGAGTGATCGACATGCATCGGCCCGAACGCTGGGGCTACGTTCAATTCAGCACGGCCGCACCGGGAACGATAAAATTCAAACCCGATGCCGCACTCCCCACCAAGAATGCTTTGCACCGAATCTACTACGCTCAGCGAGAATATTACGCCAAACATCAGAAGTACGCGGCTTCTCTTGAGGAACTGGGCGTGAAGCTGCCCGAAGGAATCACTCAGAAACCCAAATTCGAAATCACCACTAACGGCTACGAAATACATCTGTTGCAACCCGGCACTCCGGAGAAGACCTGGACCATCACGCAGGATGCCCGCATCTGGGCCAGCAAGTAA